A window of Rhizoctonia solani chromosome 5, complete sequence genomic DNA:
CAGATGGGCCATTTTATGATTATGACGCAGATCGAAGCCATAAGAAGTATTCGCAGTTACGGCCGCCCAATTAATTATCATCACTGATGAGCATAAGCAAGTTTATTGGCTGGGTCGGTACCGATCCATCATCCAAACATAAGGATGTATTCCTTCACATGCCTGCACATCTCAGCCACATAATCCAACCTGGATGTTTTGGGCGTTCCTATATGGATCGGTGTCATATGAGCTTATTGGCCGTCATGAGGTCAAGGAATCCTTCCTTAGTCTCCTTGGATCGAGGACGCTCCCTCCCGAACATATTAAGTATATGTGCTGTGGACCATCCAAACTTACTTCTCAATGCgagccaagtgccttctcAAAGAATAATCTACCTGCAGATGTGTCACCACGATTGGCATGCGATTACGTGCCATAACTTTGAATGTATCCGCCGATGACGCTCGCCTACCAGTAAGTAGCCAATATAAAAACCTCTGTCCGAACATCCTACCATTCTCACAGGCCCTCCCACTGCAACTGATTCATTTGCCATGCGTAGTCAATATCATTCAGTAAGTTCCCATAAACAAAGTTCTGATGAAATTGTATTCACCTGAACATTCAGTCGACTCTCTCCCATGCTCATCTTGAGCATAAACATGGCCACGTCGGTCATGATTGGAAACTCAACACCGGATTTGGCTCCAGACCATTGGTGGTAGGACACCGTGTCGGTGGCTGGCTCCCAAACGACCACGCCCGTGTCGAACAATACATCGCCAAGCTACTTGACAAGGTCGAGCACGACAAACGTGCCCTTGACCAGCTACACCCTACCATCGTTGAATTCAAAAACCTTGTCGACAATACCCCGGCCCTCCGCATGGGATTCAGCCAGATGTTCGAACAAGTTCCCCAAAAACCGCCTTACAACAAGGACCCAACTCTCAAGCCTCAGGTACGCTGGTCTAGACCAAGCGCAGACCTCTGACTAACTATCTATCGTTGCAACAAGATTCGAGACTACGATACAATGTTCAAGACATTTGATTATATCATAACCCATGCCATCGCTTACGAAGACAACGACCTCGTCGGCTTCCCTATCAACGCTATCCTCGATTGGCCCATGGGAACTGACGCAGGTCTATACACGTTCCTGGTACCAGCCGTGAACGAAAAGTTCAAGAAGATGTTCGATGCATGGTCCGAGTTCCTATCTTCTCCAGCCTCGCGAACATATCTTACCACCGAGGAGAACGGTTGGCTCGGCCCCAAGGCGAGCGTGCACATCCCCAACTTTGCCGAAACCTACAAATGCGACCCCGAGGCCGAGTACTACGGCTTTGCATCCTGGGATGACTTTTTCACGCGCGAGTTCCGTGACGGCGTTCGCCCTAACAAGTTCAAGGACCCCAAGTATGACGATATTATCACGAGCGCCTGCGAGTCGGCCGTCTACCGGATCTCCACCGATATCCAAGAGCGAGACAGCTTCTGGCTAAAGGGCGAACCTTACTCTCTTCACGACATGCTTAACAACGACTCTTACACGAACCAGTTCGTCGGTGGTACGATCTACCAAGCGTTCCTGAGCGCATACAAGTTCCATCGTTGGGTCAGCCCCGTGAATGGAGTGATCGACCGAATCGAAGTCATCCCCGGCACCTACTACGCCGAGTCTCCCATGATGGGCTTTGATAATCCTGAGGGACCAGACCCAGCGGGACCG
This region includes:
- a CDS encoding phosphatidylserine decarboxylase family protein: MYPPMTLAYHQYHSSTLSHAHLEHKHGHVGHDWKLNTGFGSRPLVVGHRVGGWLPNDHARVEQYIAKLLDKVEHDKRALDQLHPTIVEFKNLVDNTPALRMGFSQMFEQVPQKPPYNKDPTLKPQIRDYDTMFKTFDYIITHAIAYEDNDLVGFPINAILDWPMGTDAGLYTFLVPAVNEKFKKMFDAWSEFLSSPASRTYLTTEENGWLGPKASVHIPNFAETYKCDPEAEYYGFASWDDFFTREFRDGVRPNKFKDPKYDDIITSACESAVYRISTDIQERDSFWLKGEPYSLHDMLNNDSYTNQFVGGTIYQAFLSAYKFHRWVSPVNGVIDRIEVIPGTYYAESPMMGFDNPEGPDPAGPNWSQAYITSLAARALIWIKADNPEIGLMGFLAVGMSEVSTCQVTVRQGQRISKGEETGMFHFGGSTHCLLFRKGVNVNFDPQYTEPGSEVLLNAAIATIGEGKSHH